The genomic segment TAGTAATTACCGCTTTTGTCCGTCATTGTTTTATTAACCGGCAGATATTTTGAAATATTTTGCGTATTGTATGTCTCATCATAACAGGCAATCTTTGCATTTGCAAGTGTTTTGGCAAAAGGTATTTTCTGGGAGTAAACAGTACCGGCAATTGCAGCATCTGCTGTTGTCAGTTGAAAATTTTCGGCAGTAATACTGTTACCTATGCTAATTTTGTCCCCTGCCAAAGCACAACCGTTTCCCGATACCTGAATCCTAAATATACCCTTAGGAAGCCCGGTAATTGAATATTCACCGCTAGAATTACAAACTGTATATTTTTGAACTGACTTGTGATTTGCAACAACCTCGGCACCTTCAAGCGGTACACCCGTAGTTGATGTAACCACACCGGATATCGTGAGACCGTTACCGGATAAAGCATCAAAATCCAAATCAAGTGTGGTTGTTGCCGTTGAATAAACCACAATATCCTTCATAAACGGCGGATAATTTGGCGTTTCCGCTACCATTATATACTTTCCAGGCGGCAGCATATCTACATAATAATATGGCGGCGAATCTTTAAGCGTTTTTTGTTTGTTTATTTCATTGGGATTCATAAAAAACACTTCCCATGGTATCAGACTTTCCTTATCATTTTTAGGCCTTGCACCGGAAAACCCACGCCAGGTACCGTTTATATCGTAAAGCATAACAGTCGGTATGTTTTTTAACATTGCATCTTGACCTTCTTTTTTGCCTTTTTCATAATCAGCGGATGTCCATATATTGTTTCCTGTAATTTTTCCTGTAATTTTTCCTTTTCCGGTAACCGCACCTTCGAAAGGAATATATGTAGTAACATTCGGCTGTAGCGGGTCATATTTAATTTCAGTGTTTTTTGCCTGGGAAATTACGGTTATTGTCTGGTGCTCGGTACGCATAGGACCGTTAGTATAAATTTTATCATCTGCACCACCGAACATCTCAAATTTTATAAGATACAGGCTGTATCTTCCGGGAGCGGCAATGGTCGGCTGCCAACCAATTGATTTTATTTGTCCCCCCGATCCTCCTTGCGTGTAAGTTGAAAGCGAATATTCAAAACTCATCGGGGTATTGGAATCACTGTCCATAAGAGTATCTATTTGATGACCATTTAAAACATCATCGGAATTAAAACCTACAATATAATAATATCCGGTTGTCCCCGCAGGAAGAGACGGCATCGGCGACGGTGCTTGTGCTTCGCATTTCACTCCGTTTGTAAGCGGTATTTCAACATATGTTTCTTTTCCCGGTGAAACCATTACATCACTTATTGTGATAGTTCTTGGCCAGGTATACCCGTTACCACTACCATATATTGAGACATTATAAAGTCCGGGAACAAGACCCGTTATTTCAAAAATACCTGAATCAGGAACATTAATATCACCATTACTTATTCGTGAATTTGCTCTTATACTAATTTCTCTGCCGTTATTGTTATCATGAACCGGCTTAAAAATCGTGCCATCAGGTAACCGAACTACGCCTTTAATTTTTCCTGCAGAAGCCATTGCAAAATCAAAAACCACTTCGCCGGAGACAACATTTGAAAAATCAACCTGTGTATCAAACCTATTGACGATTCCCCAGTATTCTGCTTTTACATCAACCCAGTATTGTGCTCCGGAAGAAACTGGTATCTCGTAATCTCTTGTCTCACCTTTAGCAATAACTCCTGAAATTGTTCTGAATATTGACTTGGATTTGTGGGTAGACCAATCACCTTGAAATTCTTCTCTTGCCATTATTACAATAGGATTTTCAGCTGGAATGTTTGCTGCTTCAAGAAATTTTATTGTTCCTTTGATTTTACAAGTCGCAGTGCCTTCTGTTTTAATATCTATAACAACAGGGTTTGGACTTGAATGCACCGGATCTGAACTCCCATCAGCAGAATACACAATCCATTCCGCAGGCAATTTATCATTTGCCACGACTTCTGTGGAAATACTAACACGAACATCGTCATTTAAACGAAGACCGGTATTGGGATCCATATTTTTATCATTCCAGTCACCTTTATAATTATAAATGAAATTTATTCCTATGAGGTCTGACCATACACTTAAGGTAACATTACCGACCGACAAACCGGTTATGTCAAATTTTCCATCAGCTCCGGTTCTTATGCGGCCATTGGAAGGCGAAGCTTTCCCCCATTCAATTCCGGAAGAACTGTACATATCATATCCTTGCCACCTGTCACCGTCACCCCATATTTGAATATTAGCGAAAGGAAGCGGAACACCTCCGACTTTAACTTCACCTTTGAGCCGTCCGTTAACCGTACGAAGAATATATTGGTTATGAGGAATTGGCATTAATGCGTAGCAGTACTCAGTAGTATAAGTAGTTGGAATAGGATTAGAAGGAACCACAATTTTATTTTTACCATCATATGTATAACCATTAATTCTATCATTACCATTAGTCATGCTAACACCACGCGGACCATCATTGACACCTTCATATCCCAGTCCATTTATATTAATGTTATAATTAGTGTCAGCTGGAACATTATAAAATGTAAACCTACCGTTCGAATCAGTCATAGTAAAAGTTTGCCATTTCGGCTGAAAAGAGTTTTGCTGTTGGGAGTACAACTGAACATTCATATCGGCAATACCGGCACCGTTGGTAGTTACAACAACTCCTTCGAAAGCAAGATCACCTTCCGGCGCAACACCAGTATCCTGTGTCTGCGCCGCCATTGCATCGCGTGCCGCAAAATCAAAGTATATGGGAGTCGCTGGATTCACAGGTGGATAAGCATCTGCTATTACCGGTAATGCCAGCGGTTTATTTAATGCTTTATTGTCCTTGGGAGAAAATATATTAATTACATATGTGTTTTCCGGTGCAGCGGGAATATTTGGAACGAAAATATATCCTGTGGAAGCAGGGTCCAATCTCTGAATTGGGTTCATATTTCCATCAACAGCAAAAGGTATATCCGAAAGAAAAGCAACTTGCTCATTGGTAATTACATTCCTGATATCACCCATCATTGCAACACCTGTAGAGATGTTTACTACACCTATCCTTATTCTTCCGACATTAGTCAAATCCTCATTTAAAAACAGAGAAAGCGTCTTATCAATTGGCGTATTTACCTGAAGTGCTTTCCTCTCCATTACCTGGTCCCTGACAGTAGGTCCCTTTCCATGCCGTGTGGCGAAAACTGTATATTGGGTATTGGGCAATATATTAAGAACTACTCTGCCTTGCGCATCCGTAATTCCACTTGCAGTAACATCCTGGGGATTGCCCATAGTGTCAAAAGTCATAGCTGATACTCCGGCACCCTGTACGCCTGTTTCAATAGTTAGCTGAATAGCAGAAAGACCGCTGATTACCGCTGAAAAAAACAATGCGCTAATTACCGCTGATAATTTATTTTTCATAATATACCTCCAAAATCGCTGATTAAGACAGATTTATTATTAATTCAACGCTGATTGCCGCTGATTTTCATCTGCGGTCATCTACGCATTTCTATCTACGAATATCTGCATTTCTAATATTCCCAGTTTAGTCCTGCAAAATAATTTTCTGTATTGTAATTATATCTATAATTAGCTTCGTATTTATTGTTTGAAGATGAGTCCCTGTAGTTACCTGCCACTTTTACTGAAAGTGCTTTATATACAGGAACAATCAGTGAAATCCCTGTTGAGTTTGTTGTTTGAGTAATTTTTGATGTTTTGTAATTACCTTCTACATCCTGAGCCGGCCGTTCATTATACTTTCTATATGCAATATCCCACCAAAAATTTAACTTTGCATCTTTTACAAGTGAAAATGTTAAAGACGGAGTAATATTATTTTGAAAAAAATCATAGTAATTTGGATTGTATTGAGTCCTGTTAGCATCATATGAATTCTGCTTAGAATTGTAGTACTGAACTGAATCATATAGTCCTATTGAAACACTCTTTAATTTCTGAGAAATACCGAATGTAATCAAATGTACTAAATCACTTCTTTTTGTAGAAGAAAAACTTCCACTTTTCTCGACAATTGTCTGGTCTTTAAATATTTTGTAAGCGACATCATACGTTATTTTACCTGTAAGTGTTTCTGAAAACATGTGAAGCGTCTCAATAAACAACTCGTGTGTTGAATAATCTAAAACATCTTTCCCGGCATTAGCTGAAACCTCAGTATACGTTGCAGTGTCTATTGAAGTCTGATATGTTGTAATAAGCGATGCGTAGTTCGGATAAGCCATAATGTAGAAGTCGTAACCGGTCCTCAAATTCCAACTCTCATATTTTTTTTCAACTTCTAATCCGCCTATTATCCTATTATAGTCAAAAAGACCTTTGTTGAACTTCTCGTCTTTTGTTTCTTTTAGATATTCTATCTTATAACCGGCTTTTACTTTACCCTTTAAAGTATCAGAAAACTTGTGAGTAAGTTTTAAGGTAAGTGAATTGTCCAATAATGCTCTTGTAAGAGTTCCACCGCCTACCAATTCCCTAACATCTTTTGTGCCGGAATAAAGTCCCTGGTAAATAGGAAGAAGTGCAGTCTTTTCAGAAAAATTTATAACCGGCGAAAAGAAAATATCGGCATTGCCGGCAAAAGAATCTGATTCACCTTCCAGAAAATATTGTCCGCCAAGAAGTGAAACATTGGCAACGGGAGTGACCTTGACTTCAGGAAGTAGGAAGTAGGAAGTAGGAAGTAAGATGAAAAATAACAAAAATGAAAAACGGTATTTAGACATGAAAAACCTCCAAAAGTTTGTTCTAACTTTCTTATGAACCATAGAACTTGAGAACATATGAACGCCTTTCTATTCTATTTTTGGTGACTGACTTAAAGAACTTGGTAATGATAATATACCGGAATCAGACAAAAGTTTTGATGAGAATATTAAATCGATTTTCTGGTCATATTTTGCAGAAAAGAGCGACGATGTATAAACATTTTCAAAATTAAGTGTTAAAATTTTTTCTTTTATTTTATCGGCTGAAATATTGGCTGTATCTACTATGTCTGTAAATGTCTGAACCTTTCCATTATCATCTATAATGTAGTTATGCTTCTCAATCCAAGTACCATCACCATATACATCCCTATATGCAAAATGAAATGCCGTATTACCATCGGGCATCATCTTAAACGTTGAAACAGCAGGGTCGGTATGACTCTCATATGCAGTGCCAGGCAAAAACGTGAATTCGTCTGCTTGAGATTTATTGTCTCCATTATCCACAAATTGCCACATTAGCTTACCTTTCCCTGAATTCTCCGTAGAATCGGCATTGCCTATATAAAATTTATAATTCGGAAGAAACAGGTTCCATTCAGTCGCTGATAGCGAATCATCCGGAATCATTTTACCACCCGATGCTTCTTCCAATATTTTATCATATGTATTTGACATTACAGAATCAAGATTTGTAATATACCATTCCGGTGCAGTTGAACCCTCGCTATGGAACATATTCTTTGTTACATCATTTAAATTTGCCGGTAACTCCTTATTAAAGGTAAAAAGAATTTTACCAAAATCAAAACGATTTTCTCTCTCGTTTAGAACAACATACTTGAACTGATTCTTATTTTCTGCCGGGCGATAAACATATTCCTCAAGACGAACCCGGTTACCGGAAACATCAACTAACGCCTTGCCATTTTGATATTCCGCTAATTTTATTTCTTCGGCGGCTCGCCCCATAACCGATTCACGGGATATTTCCATAAATATTTCCCGCTGTGCTTCCGATTTTATATCATCTTTCTGCTCTTCCGATTTCTCACCTGTTTTCCCGTTATCCATTTTTTCAGGCTCTTTTGGTGCTTCACCTTTTTGTATCGTTGTAAATTCACCGGGGTTTACAAAAACCTCACTGCCGGTTGTTTCTTCTTTTACAGCAACAACACCCTCATAGACTTCAAGCCGTGTTTTCGAATCATCCGCAACGTCAACAGCAAAATCAGTTCCTCTTACAGCGCAAATAGCAGTCGGTGTTTTTACTTCAAATTTCTGCCTTACTTGAAGTTTTTTAACCAGTGCCCGAATCTTACCGACTAACACGACAAACACTGACGTATTATCGGTGATTTCCAGAAGCTTTCCCTGTGTTTTTTCTGAAATAGAAACCTTATGACCATTAATTAAAACCACAGCTGATGATTTAGTCGATGTCTTTACTATATCATTGGGATTGAGTTGTTGCCCGGGAACTGCAGAAACACCGTTAATGGTTACACCGCCGTTTACAGTATTAATTTTAGCAGAAGCAAAACTTAAAGATGATAAAGAAAACACACACAGTGCACATAAAAATATTTTTTTCATAAAACACCTCCACAAACATAGTTAATAGTTGATAGTTCATAGTTATTTTAATTTTAACATTATGATGTCAGACAGGAATTTTTAAAGTAAAATAATCATAAAACATCTATAAAATATATAACACAATTGAAATATATTGTCAAGCAGTTTTTTATCGCGAGAACCATTAAAACAATATGTCCTTATATTTTATCGTCAATAAAATTTTTTTTGGATATTATTTTGTGATTTTTTACACAATAAGCGGTTTACACGCTTTTGGCTATTTTTTCAGTTCTTTTATTTCAGTTGGAACAAGTTTTGAAAAATCAGCAATCTGTATAAATTGATTATAAATAGCAGAAAGAAGCAATAACCGGTTATTTTTAACTTCTTCGTCTTTATCCATAATAAGAATCTTTTCAAAAAAACTATCCACCGGTTTTCTTAATGAAACTAGATATTGAAGTACGGTTTTATAATCATTTATTCCAATTGCTTTATCAATTTCCGATTTAATATCTAAAAATACTTTATAAAGTGTTTTTTCTTCATTTTCTTTTAGCAACTCTTCTCTGACCTCTGATTTTTCATATCCTTTTTCTGATATTCTCGCTTGTTTCAGTATATTCCCTATCCGCTTAAATGAAGTGGCAATGGGTTCAAAATCAGGGAGAGTCCTTATTGAATGAACAGCAACAACACGGTTATATGAATCGTAAATATCATCAAATTTAACTGATAAAACAGCATCTATTTCATCATTTTTAATATCTTTATTAGAAAAATATGTTGAAAGTCTTTGTTTTAAAAAATCCTTAACTTGTAATATAATTTTTTCATTATTTTCAAACTTCAAAGGTTTATCATCTATTAACATATTTTCAATTGCCTGACTGGTTATTTCACTTAATGAAAAAGATAACTCTTTTTCAATTGCAATTCTTATAATGCCGACTGCTGTCCGCCTTAAACCATGCGGGTCAGCAGAACCTGTAGGAATTATTCCTATTGCAATATTACTTACAAGAGTGTCAATTTTATCAGCGACAGAAACAATTGATGCCTCACTCGAAACAGGTATTTTCCCGTCATATAGTATCGGCCACCAGTGTTGTTCAATTCCTTCAGCAACAAGTTCATCTTCCTTGTCCTGAATTGCACAAATTGACCCAAAAATACCCTGAAGTTCCGGAAATTCCGATACTGTTTCTGTAGCTAAATCTGCCTTGCATAAAAGGCAAAGGCGTTCAAGTGTTGATGTGTTAACATGTTGATGTGTTGAGGTGTTATTATTTAACCACATTGATAATTTTTTAATGCGCTGGGTTTTATCGTAAATTGTGCCTAATTTTTCCTGAAAAATAATTCCTTTTAACTTTTCAACTTTTTCTTCTAATTTTGTCTTTGTATCATTTTTGAAATAGAACTCAGCATCTTCAAGACGGGCAGTGACCACCTTTTCATAACCCTCACGAATTGTTTCAACGTTTGTTGAAATACCGTCTTTAACTCCTATAAAAAATGAAATAATGTTTTTTGTTTTGTTATTATCAACAACAACAAAATTCTTTTGTCTTTTTAAGGTATTAGCTATTATTTCTTTTGGCAATTTTAAAAACTGCTCATCGAATTTACAAAGAATAGCAGATGGGAATTCAATGAGATTGTTAACTGTTCCTAAAATTTCATTACTTTCCAAAATTTCACCTTTGTTTTTTACTTGCGAAAATACCGCTTTTTTAAGCATCTCTAACCGCAAATTCTGTTCTACTATAACGCTTTTGTTCCTTAAAATATCAACATACTTTTTAGGTTCAGTGATTTTTACTTTTTTATAGTAACGGATATATGTAATATTAGATGATTTTACATCTGCTATCTGGAATTTTATTACCTTTTTTCCATAAAGAGCCAAAACCCATCTAACAGGACGAACAAACCTGAACCCGGATGATTCCCACTTCATTGTTTTAGGAAAAGTTAAAGAAGAAATTATTTTTTTTAAAATTGCAGGAAGGACTTCCTCGGTTTTTAACGCTAACTCATTTTTTATTGCACAAACCTTACCATTTTTCACTACCAGATTTGATACTTCAACACCGTATTTTTTCGCAAATCCTATTGCTGCAGGAGTAGGTTTACCTTCAGAAAATGCTGCGCTTTCAGAAGGTCCGGAAATTTCAGTTTTCAATATCTTCTGCTGTTCTGAAATATCTTCAACATATAAAACCAAACGACGCAACGTTGCACAGACATTTATTTCCCTGAACTCCAACCGTGCAGTTTTTAATTCCTGTTCTGAAACTGCTTTTATCTGTTCAATAGCAGCCGGTAAATACCCTGCCGGTATTTCTTCACAACCAATTTCCAATAGAATATCCCTGCTCATTTATCTAACTCTTCCCAGTTTGGTTTTTCGACATCAGTATTATTATCAATATACTTGCGGATTTCATCCAATACTTTTTCATTACGAATAATGTGTTCATAATAGTTCAATTGCCAGAACCTTTTTCCGACAAAATTATTTTTCTTTATCTCTAATGTTGTCTTTGATTTGAAATCCTGAATGTAGCGGCAAAGCGATAGCTTTGCTTCTTCTAAAACTAAAATAAAATGTAAATGATTAGGTGTTATTTTAAAATAATCTAATTTTACATTTTCATGATTTTCTAAATTTTTCAGGTGTTTCTCAATTATCTCTCTATATTCAGAGCAGAGCTTCGCTCTGCAGCTACAACATATAGTGACAAAATAATATCCATTTATTGAATAATCATAATCTTTTAACCTGATGTGTTTCCTAAATATCACTTTTGGTTTTCCAGATACTTTTTTGCAACCCCTACTGCTAAATTTCTTACTCTTGTAATATAGGAAACTCTCTGACTTACTGAAATTGCACGACGGGCATCCAGCAAATTAAACGTATGGGATGTCTTCAAAACAAAATCATATGCAGGAAGAACCAGTCCCCTGTCAAGCAAATGTCTGCATTCCTTCTCATATTTATCAAAAAGTTCTCTTAAAAGTTCCACATCAGCTTCTTCAAAATTATATTTTGAAAATTGTTTTTCATCTTCAAGATGAATTTCACCATATTTTAATTCATCATTCCATAAAATATCATAAACCGACTTTTTTTTCTGAATATACATAGACAGCCGTTCAAGCCCGTATGTAATTTCTACGGTAATAGGATTTAATTCTATCCCTGCCATTTGCTGAAAATATGTAAACTGAGTTATTTCCATCCCGTCACACCATACTTCCCAGCCAAGACCGGAAGCACCGAGCGTTGGACTTTCCCAGTCGTCTTCAACAAATCTAATATCATGTTTTTCAGGATTTAGTTCTATCGCCTTTAAAGAAGAAAGGTATAATCTTTGTATATTTTTAGGAGCAGGTTTAATAACAACTTGATACTGGTAATACCGTTGAAGACGATTAGGATTTTCGCCATATCTCCCGTCAGCAGGTCTTCGGCATGGCTCCACATATGCAGCTGCCCATGGTTTCTCTCCAAGACATCTTAAAAAAGTAGCAGGATTGAATGTACCGGCACCTTTTTCCATGTCATAGGGTTGAGTTATTATGCAGCCTTGCTTTGACCAAAATTTTTCCAACCGGAAAATAATTTCCTGAAAGTTCATAAAAATAGTGCGATAGTCCTTTAGTGCGATGGTGCGATGGAGCGAATCATTCCACTAACTAACTTTCCAACAATATCTATTTGCTTAATTATTGAATCGACCTCAATCTGAATAACCATATTTAAATCCAAAGTAGCATAAAAATGACTTTTTAATTCTGCCAGTGAACTTCTTGATATCGTATAAAATTGTTTTCTATCTTTATATCCATAACGGGCAAAACCTTCAGCAATATTTGCCATTACCGATATAGATGCTCTCCGGATTTGCCTTACCAAATCCTTGTCTCTACCAATAAATTTATTTGCATTTTCATAAATAATTTTATTTAATTTTCTATCTTCTTGCCAAGCAATCAAATCCTCAAACTTTTTTATTCTCATTCTCTATCTATCCCGCTATCGCACTATCCCACCATCCCACTATCCCACCACCATCCTGCTATCTCGCTGTTTTTAACGGATATGCCAAATGTTCCTGCAAAATGTTTTCTAAAGGTACGTCCTCTTTTATTCCAAAACCCGTAAGATGCAAAAGCTTTTCGACAAAATCATCTTTCTTATTTGAGGTATCTTTATTATTAAAAGCACTCTTACTGATTATAGAAAGACTTTCTTTTAATAAAAGAAACTTTTCGGTATTAGGTTGTCTAGCCGGCGTTAATGCATCCATAACCTCACAAATGTATGACGCTTCGTAAAATTTTTTTATATTATATCTTATTAAAGAATTAGAATCTACAATAACACCACCGACAATTTTACCAAAATCAGCAGTTTCTCTTAAAAAAACACGAAATTCACAAACCACAAAAAGCTCAGTCAGGGAAGTAAGTTTTGCTTTTGACTTTCTTACACTTTTTGCAACTACTTTTATTTTACCGAAATCACTCGTGTATAGCGTCAAAACACGGTCGTAATCTCTAAAATCATTCTTTTTTATTACAATTCCTACAGTATTATGAATCATAAAATCACCAAGTTAGGCACACCAAGGATCTACGACAACTACAAACCTATAATTAAATTGTAGTTTCACGCCCTCGGCGTGATAACATTCAAATTCCTATACTTACCTCATTTTACTCATTTCTTCTCTTCTAAACAACTCAGTTATATCAAACTCATCTAAAATTTCGCCAAAAACCTCTTCAACAATATCTTCAATGGTAATTAAGCCTACAATTTTACTCTGGCTATTTTTTACTATTGCAAGATGTGACTCGCCTTTTTTGAACTGTCTCATAAGTTCATTAACTTTTCTTTCTTCTTCAATAAACATAATAGGTCTCAGCAAATCATCAATTGTAAACACCGTACCGCTTCGCCACATATCCATAAGATCCCACGCATAAATTACACCTATTATATTATCGGCGTTTCCCTGATAAATTGGAACACGTGAATGACCGCTTTCGACAACTAAATCAATAAATGTTTCCTTGTCCAAGTCTATATTTACAATAGTCATCTTTTCACGCGGGGTCATTATTGATTTAGCAGTAATCTGAGAAAAATTCAAAACGGAATGCATCATCTGTTTGGTTTCAATCCCGAAAACACCCATTTCATGACCGACACTTATAGTTGTTTTAATATCATCGTAAGTTAAAATAGGAATTTCTTTTTTACCGGATTTACCTGTTACCAAACTTGCGAACCACATAAATAGTTTAGATACCGGGGAAATAAACTTATCAAAGCGATATAGCGAATTTATAAAGAAAAGTGTGATTTTTTCCGAGTTGCGCACTCCTAAAACTTTTGGGACTATCTCACCAAGAACTAAAAAAACCGCCCAAACGATAATTGCAGTCACTGCAACCAGAAATGCTTCACTTATATGATATTTTCTGCTTATCGCTGTTGCAAGTGATGTGGCAACTGCAGTCCCTATAATTGTTACCGCGTCATTTCCTAAAAGAAGGGTAGTTAGATATTTATTCGGATTTTCAAGCCATACCTTAAAACCATTTGCTTTTTTTGGATATTCCACAAGATATTTTTTTATTTTTACTCTTGATAGTGTTACGAGAGCTGCTTCTAACATAGAAAAAAAAGCAGCTATCAAAAAAAGTACAACCATTAATAATATTTCAGCTAACGCAAACATTTAAGAATATTCTCCTGTTTTTTCCACATACGTTTTTTTGTTTTTTCAGAATAATCGGTAAAATCCAGAGAATGCAAAATACCATGGATAATTAACCGCATAATTTCAGTAGAAAATCTCTCTTTGTAAAATATTGAATTACTCTTTGCTGTTTCAACAGATATAAAAACATCTGCGGTCTTTTGAGAGTACTTGAACGACAAAACATCTGTCGGGTAATCTGTTTTATGATATTTTTTATTAAGTTCCCTTATATTTTTATCATCCAGAAAAATTATATTATATACGGCATTTCCTGATAATTGTAACTTTTTTATAATCTGTGGTAAACTATCACTAATCTTCCGGATATCCAATTTAATTTTATTTTGCCTATCAAAAACTTTTATCGACATTTATTTCTCAGCACCCCAAGAATTCACACTGGTATTTTCTGCGTTAATCAGCGTTAATATCCGCGTTTATCCGCTTCTACTTCTTCTCTACTTCTTCAGGATATTTTATTCTCGAGTGATAGATTCCCATAAGAACACTAACAAATTTTTCAGCAATTTTATGTAAATCAGCAAGTTTAAGTTCTGTTTCGTCAAACTGACCGTCTGTAAATTTATTGTTTATTATTTTATAAACCATTTCCTGCAAATGGGAAAAACTCGGTTCTTCTAATGTACGAGATGCTGCTTCAACGGAATCCGCAAGCATTATTATTGCCGACTCTTTTGTTCTTGGACGGGGTCCGGAATATCTATACACTGATTTTTCGGCGTCTGCTGTCCCATTTTGAAGCGCTTTCATGTAGAAATAATAAACTAAAGAGGTCCCGTGGTGCTGCTGAATAATATCAACGACAACTTTATCAATACCATATTCATTTGCTAACCTGACACCTTCTTTTACATGTGATATAACTATAAAAGATGACATCCGTGATTGTAAATCCTCATGTTTTGATATAACAGCTGACTGGTTTTCTATAAAATACTCCGGAGTTGCAATCTTCCCGATATCGTGGTAATAGGCACCTACCCTGCAAAGAAGCGGATTAGCATCAACGACAGCAGCTGCAGTTTCTGCAAGTGATGCTACCATAAGTGAATGATGATAACTTCCCGGCGCCTCAAGCATTAACCGCTTCAGAAGCGGTTGATTAAAATCTCCGAGTTCAAGAAGCCGTATTGAGGTCGTCTTATAAAAAAATCTC from the Elusimicrobiota bacterium genome contains:
- the recO gene encoding DNA repair protein RecO, with the protein product MIHNTVGIVIKKNDFRDYDRVLTLYTSDFGKIKVVAKSVRKSKAKLTSLTELFVVCEFRVFLRETADFGKIVGGVIVDSNSLIRYNIKKFYEASYICEVMDALTPARQPNTEKFLLLKESLSIISKSAFNNKDTSNKKDDFVEKLLHLTGFGIKEDVPLENILQEHLAYPLKTAR
- the ybeY gene encoding rRNA maturation RNase YbeY — its product is MSIKVFDRQNKIKLDIRKISDSLPQIIKKLQLSGNAVYNIIFLDDKNIRELNKKYHKTDYPTDVLSFKYSQKTADVFISVETAKSNSIFYKERFSTEIMRLIIHGILHSLDFTDYSEKTKKRMWKKQENILKCLR
- the glyS gene encoding glycine--tRNA ligase subunit beta gives rise to the protein MSRDILLEIGCEEIPAGYLPAAIEQIKAVSEQELKTARLEFREINVCATLRRLVLYVEDISEQQKILKTEISGPSESAAFSEGKPTPAAIGFAKKYGVEVSNLVVKNGKVCAIKNELALKTEEVLPAILKKIISSLTFPKTMKWESSGFRFVRPVRWVLALYGKKVIKFQIADVKSSNITYIRYYKKVKITEPKKYVDILRNKSVIVEQNLRLEMLKKAVFSQVKNKGEILESNEILGTVNNLIEFPSAILCKFDEQFLKLPKEIIANTLKRQKNFVVVDNNKTKNIISFFIGVKDGISTNVETIREGYEKVVTARLEDAEFYFKNDTKTKLEEKVEKLKGIIFQEKLGTIYDKTQRIKKLSMWLNNNTSTHQHVNTSTLERLCLLCKADLATETVSEFPELQGIFGSICAIQDKEDELVAEGIEQHWWPILYDGKIPVSSEASIVSVADKIDTLVSNIAIGIIPTGSADPHGLRRTAVGIIRIAIEKELSFSLSEITSQAIENMLIDDKPLKFENNEKIILQVKDFLKQRLSTYFSNKDIKNDEIDAVLSVKFDDIYDSYNRVVAVHSIRTLPDFEPIATSFKRIGNILKQARISEKGYEKSEVREELLKENEEKTLYKVFLDIKSEIDKAIGINDYKTVLQYLVSLRKPVDSFFEKILIMDKDEEVKNNRLLLLSAIYNQFIQIADFSKLVPTEIKELKK
- a CDS encoding hemolysin family protein; the protein is MFALAEILLMVVLFLIAAFFSMLEAALVTLSRVKIKKYLVEYPKKANGFKVWLENPNKYLTTLLLGNDAVTIIGTAVATSLATAISRKYHISEAFLVAVTAIIVWAVFLVLGEIVPKVLGVRNSEKITLFFINSLYRFDKFISPVSKLFMWFASLVTGKSGKKEIPILTYDDIKTTISVGHEMGVFGIETKQMMHSVLNFSQITAKSIMTPREKMTIVNIDLDKETFIDLVVESGHSRVPIYQGNADNIIGVIYAWDLMDMWRSGTVFTIDDLLRPIMFIEEERKVNELMRQFKKGESHLAIVKNSQSKIVGLITIEDIVEEVFGEILDEFDITELFRREEMSKMR
- a CDS encoding transposase; the encoded protein is MIFRKHIRLKDYDYSINGYYFVTICCSCRAKLCSEYREIIEKHLKNLENHENVKLDYFKITPNHLHFILVLEEAKLSLCRYIQDFKSKTTLEIKKNNFVGKRFWQLNYYEHIIRNEKVLDEIRKYIDNNTDVEKPNWEELDK
- a CDS encoding four helix bundle protein translates to MRIKKFEDLIAWQEDRKLNKIIYENANKFIGRDKDLVRQIRRASISVMANIAEGFARYGYKDRKQFYTISRSSLAELKSHFYATLDLNMVIQIEVDSIIKQIDIVGKLVSGMIRSIAPSH
- a CDS encoding glycine--tRNA ligase subunit alpha; translated protein: MNFQEIIFRLEKFWSKQGCIITQPYDMEKGAGTFNPATFLRCLGEKPWAAAYVEPCRRPADGRYGENPNRLQRYYQYQVVIKPAPKNIQRLYLSSLKAIELNPEKHDIRFVEDDWESPTLGASGLGWEVWCDGMEITQFTYFQQMAGIELNPITVEITYGLERLSMYIQKKKSVYDILWNDELKYGEIHLEDEKQFSKYNFEEADVELLRELFDKYEKECRHLLDRGLVLPAYDFVLKTSHTFNLLDARRAISVSQRVSYITRVRNLAVGVAKKYLENQK